The genome window GAGGAGGATGCGGGGAATGGACGCAAAGGCAACCTGGAAACATGGGCTTTCCTTTGAAGGGTGGGCGTCAAGCGGTTTCACCGTAAATCTTGGCGCTGCACCCGAAGTTGGCGGAGAGAACGATGGCTTCCGTCCTATGGAACTTCTGCTGGTCGGCTTGGCAGGTTGTACTGCTATGGACGTGATTTCCATCCTTGAAAAGAAACGCCAGCAGGTGACCGGCTTTGAGGTGCGGGCTCATGCAGAACGGGCAAATGAACACCCCAAAGTGTTTACCGAGATTACTCTGGAATACATTGTAACCGGCCACAACATTGACCCTGAAGCGGTTAAACGTGCTGTAGAACTCTCCGAGAATAAATACTGTTCGGCGCAAGCCATGCTGGGCAAGACGGCGAATATCCAGCACAAAATTACCATCCTTGAAGGCTAATGCCAGAAGGAAACCGGCAGGGCTGTGGGTGAGCAACCCACAGCCCTGATTTTTTATGGCTTATTCCTGTGCAGACACTGCATCATGGTCCGGAATGAGGGTTTCCACGTTGCGTACCAGCGGATTCATCCAGCCGGCAATTGCTACACCTAAGATGACCACACCACTCAGGAATATGATGGTGCCCATTCCAGCGCCTGCACCGGTACCTGTCAGAGGGGCAAACAACCTTGCCAGTGGGGAAGAGGCTGTTTTCATGGCAGGTTCAAAGACGTAGTCTGCCAGCGGTCCAGCCATTAACATCGCCAGAGGAGCGGTAATCTGGGCAATCATGCGGCGGATGGAAAAAACGCGTCCTTGCAGGTCGGGCGGTACTTTGGATTGCCAGATGGCTTGATTGCAACTGTTGATGATAGGCCCAAAGAAACTGGCAAAGAATGCTGCCGCAATCCACGCAGGCAAGCCAAACCGCAATCCGTAGAGCATTTCGCCCAGCAATCCGCCCAGGAACCAGCCTCCCAGTACCCCCAGAACTTTCTTTTTGGGACCACCCCAAACAGAAATTAGAAGACTACCAGCAATTCCTCCCGCCGACCCAACAGATTGAACAAGCCCCAGGATGGGGGCGCTATCGCCGGTGCGAGCGAGAATCATTGGAGAGGTCAGCACCCCTGCAAGAGTCGACATGAGATTTCCGGAGAAAAATACCAGTTGCAAAAAGAGCAGACTGCGCCGGTTAAGAATATAACGAAAACCAAAAAGAGCCTCTTTGAAGATCGAGCCCTGTCCTTCTTGCCCTTCCTGCGAGCGGGGTACTGATGGGATGACAATCCATAGCAACATGCTGATGGCAAAAACGAAGGTCACGATGTCGATCAGCAGGATGCCACTTATGCCAATCACGCCAATCAGAGCCCCAGCCAGTACAGGAGAGAGCAATCCTGAGCCCCATTCGGCAAGGGACATCATCCCGGAGGCACGGCTGTAATGTTCCTTGGGAATCATCACCGAAATCGCTGCAGAGTAGGCAGGCCATTGGAAAGACTGGAAAATTCCCATAAAAGCCCCGGCAACATACATGTGCCAGATTTGCAGGACGTTTTGCGAGTAAAGAATTAGAATGACAATGGTTGCCAGTCCGGCTGCCAAATCACTGAGCATCATGACCAGTTTTTTGTTCCAGCGGTCTACCAGAACGCCTGCAAACGGACTGAAAAGGATAGAGGGTCCAAAACTGAAGAATGCCATCAGAGAAAGGGCTGTTGCCGAACCGGTTAGTTTCCATGCCCAGATGGTTAAAGCAAATCCACTCATGGAAGACCCCATGAGCGAAATCACCTGCCCGAACCAAACCAGAGTAAAGGCAGTCATACCTCGAGGACGTTGAAGTGCCATGATGTAAGTCTCTCCTTTGATTGTTGTTAGCGGGATTGGGACTGAATTTGACTTGCCTGATCCGAGCAAACGCAGGCTTTGACCGAGCGGTTTTGCCGGGTAAGCCACCCCTCGTAAGGTGAGGCGCCGTTGCGCGCAATCCATCCTTCCAGATTGAACGGAATGACTCCATCCGCTGGAATCCATTCGCCGTTAAACTTACGGGCAATATGCACATGGGTTCCGGTTGCCCTTCCACCTTCGCAAGAGGGTTTGCCAATGGGATCACCGGCTTGCAATTCGCTTCCCAGTGGCGCCATTCCATCTGAGGCTAGATGTAAATAAAAGATGACCCAACCAGTGCGTTCATCGCCATCCCCATCCAGGTCCAGCACGGCAATTCCCGTCCCGGTGCGCACAATTTTTCCACCGGCAACAGCCGTAGCAAATTCCTCGGTGGGGGAGCAACCGCCCACTACCGATGGAGGAGCAAAGTCCAGCGCGGCAAGCGGTTCACCCTCTCCCCAGGCAGTATGGGGGCCTCCGGTAAATGCCCACGATTTTCCCGCACCAAACGGCAAACGCAGTTCGGGCTGGCGCAGACTGCCCGGAATGTGGGGATCGGTTGTCCATGGCTCCCCGAATAATTCCCGGTAAGTGCGCGCAAACCCTTCCGAAGATACGGCAATGCGATAGCCTTCCATATTCAAACGGCCGGCAAAGTAAACCTGCAATGCCACCGTTGCCGCATTTTGCCACGGATCGGGACGTTCCAGTTGCCCATCTGGCAGAGTAATCTCCAAACGGCCCTTGCGCCAGGTGTAGTATTGCTGATTCAGGAAATTGGCTGTCCATGCCAGTTGACGGTAAAGCCCGCGGTAAGAAATATCTCTTTCTCCCAGGGGATACTCGTCCAGTCCCCCAGGCATTTTGGGCTGGGTTAATGCTCCCAACTGATATTCCAGAATGGCGAGTAATACCCTGGGGCTGATGGAGTAATTGGTGGCTACATATTCAACAATCTCCGCGCCGTTTCTCTGCCGGTCGCCAACATATTCGTTATAAAATCGCAACCAGCCGGGTTGTAACAGGACGAACTTTTGGGTGTCGAACCCTATCAATGCCGGACCATTAACGAAATGACTGTCTGGCAGGATTTGATAAGGACTGCCCCACAGCGGTTGATAGTAAATGGGGATTTTCATCGGCATTCCGGGTGGCATGGTGGTGGCATCAGCCGGAATGAACGGATTGGCTTCGAGGATTTCTTTCACGCTGGTGTTAAAGTGCGCCGCTATGGCGGGTAATGTATCACCGGTTTGTGCAGTGTAATCCACCAGTTCCCCCGGCTGATAAATTGGTCGGGCGGGCATTGGGGTGGGAGTGTCTTGAATTTCTATCAGGGATTTTCCCTGGGGGTTTGAAGGTTCAAAGAGAGATTGAGCGCTGCTACTTTCCAGTGGAACGCAGGCGCTGATCAGCATTGTTGAAATCCATCCTACCAGGATTCCTGCCCGAAGAAAACGTTTCCAGACTTTTCTCACGGGGAGGATTATAACGCTTTATAATCTTTTTCATGAGAAATTGGCAGAAGAGGTTGCTGGGACTTTCCCTGGGCGTTTTATTATGGGGCATGGCTTCATGCAATTCTTCGATGTCTCAATCTCTAACGGCTTTACCTGTCTCATCCGAAAACACTATTCCCATTCCCTCCTTTTCACCTACCCCTTCTCCTGTGATTATTCCTGAGACCAGCGAGCCATTGCCGTCCATTACCCAGGCTCCTGCTTTTCAGTCTTTTGCTGTTCAACCCTTGAGTCAGATGCTGGAAGATGGTGCGGACTGGCATGTATGGGTGAAAGAACTGGGTGGGCGAGTACTTTTTGAATGGCGTTCTGATGAGATAATTCATCCCGCTTCCATAGTCAAAGTTCCTTTGGGGATGCTGGTCCTGGAGACACTGGAAAAAGGAACGGAAGAACCTTTGGACTTGGTGCTGGATAAAGGTCCAACCGGTGCCGGGCGTAGTTACCGGCAATTGTTACGTGCCATGCTGGTGTACAGCGAAGAAGATGCTACAGAAATTCTCGAACGCGATTTGTTTGAACGAGTTCATCAGAATGCAGTTCAGCAGATTTTGGACAGGTGGCAAGCCCCATCCATTCGATTTCGTCCTCGCCGTGCTTCAATTCATGACTTAAGTACTTTGTGGGAATGCCTTTACACCCGGCAATGTCTCAGTGAGTCTGCCAGCGAACAAATGCTGACATGGTTGGCAGAGGAAACTCCCAGCGATAACGGACGCCTTTGGACTCTTAAGCCATATCTTCCTGAGGAAAGTCGCATCTATAACAAAAGAGGGTCTATGACTGTTCCTCTTACCGTGGGAGATTGTGGCTTGGTTGAAATTCCCTATTATCCCGTTCTGCTGATTTGCATCGTGGGGCAGTCACAGGGTGAGCCAAACTTTGACCGCCTTCATCAGAAAATTGGTGAATTTGTGCAGGAGGTTTGGGTTCTCTGGCAGGATTACCGCGAAATTAAGGACGAGTAATCCCCATATATAGAGGCTTTGACGGTTTTCTCCTCTTTGATGAGAGCCCCTTGATAAGGTTTTTCTCCGGCTACTGCGCGCCATCCAGACAAAACGAACGGCATGGGGCCATCCGCCAGAATCCATTCGCCGTTGTATTTTCGGGCAACGTGAACATGAGTGCCGGTAGCTTGTCCACCCTCGCAGGATGGATGTCCGATGCGGTCATCGGTATTGACCCAGGTGTTTACGGGAACACGATCGTTAGTAGCGATATGCAGATACAGCACTGCCCAGCCAGTTTGCTCAAAGCCATCGCCGTCCAGGTCCACAACCACAACGCCATACTCCGAGCGCACTACCAGCCCGCTGGAAATTGCCGTGACCCAATCGGTGGAGACGTAGCAATCCTTTTCAGTGGTGGACGGGGCAAAATCCAGCGCTGCCCGCGCGCCGTCCGGTCCCCAGGCAGAATGAGGCCCGCCGGTTAAACTCCAGGGCTTTCCGGGACGGAAAGGCAGTTCCATGGGGGGTTGAGTCAGGGTTGCAGGGAATAATGGTTCAACAGATTGAGCCCTCAACCAGGGGCTGCCAAACATTTTTTCGTATAAGGCTGGCATACTCTCTAAGCCGTACACTGCGGCTGCCCAGTGGGGCTGATCGTAAAGTTGCGAGAACAGGTACAAAACGGCTACACTCCCGGCATTCAAGTCGGGTGCCAGTCTCATCGTTGTACCATCTTGAAACGTCAGGCTGGTCAGACGTCCTTCGCGCCAGCCGTAGTATCCAATGTTTAACTGCTGAACTGCCCAGGATAGTTGAGCAAACAGCCCTTTCTTCTGGTAATTCAGATAGCCAACCGGGAAATCCGTTTGGGCAAGATTTTCCGGTTGTCCGGTTACCCAGTGGCTCTGATACTCAAGAATTGCCAGCAACAATCGAGGGTTAATGGAGTTATCAATAGCCACTTTGTACACAGAAGCCGCACCGCTATTCCATCCGTTGCTGTGCCACTCCTGAATGGTAGTCAGATAACCGCCAGCCTCGGTCACATACTTGTTAATGTCGAAGTCCAGCGCAGAGGGGGAGAAAACGATTTCACTGTCGGGCATGACCTGTTCTGATGACGTGGTTTCGCCCAGTTTGTCAGGAATGATGAGAAGAATGCCCGGGTCCAGCAAGCCATTTTCCGGTAAAGATTGGGTGGAGGAAATTTCTTCTCTTGCGACCCCAAAACGCGCTGCCAGAGCACTTAACGTATCTCCGGCTTGTGTGTAATACAGAATGGGGGGGGCAGGGGTGGGGCTTTCTTTGGGCGTAGGGGTGATTTGAGGGGGAGCAACTCTGGTGCTTACCCTTTCGGACTGTTCTTCTCCGGTGGTGACGGTTTCGACCAGTGCTAACTGGCTTTTCTGTCCAAAACTGAATGGCGATTGTCCGGCACCGTTCATGCCGCGTACGCACCCACTCAGCAAACCTGCGATAATCACAAGTGTCCAGAGGTTGGAAAGTTTACCAGCCAATCTGATTCTCATCTAAACGTTTATCCCATGCAGTAACAACCTGCTCGCCTTTGATTAATCGTCCCTCATAAGGGATACTGTCCCCTGCAGAGACCCATCCACTGAGTACGAAAGGAATTGTGCCGTCTGCAGAAATCCATTCTCCATTATACCGGCGGGCGATGTGTAAGTGCGTGCCATTGGATACTCCGCCTTCGCAGGACGGATGTCCAATGTCATCCCCGGCTTTCAGAAAGCGTCCTTCCTGTACTCTGCCACTGGACGCAATATGGAAATAGAGGATTGTCCAGCCGGTTTGCTCATATCCATCTCCATCTAAATCCTGTACCACTGCTCCATCCCCACTGCGCACAATCAAACCGTCTGCCATCGCGGTAACCCATTCGGGGCTGGTATAACAACCGTAAGCCTCTCCCGGGGGTGCAAAATCCAGCGCTCCCCATGCAGAGCCAGTTCCAAAGGCAGGGTGCGGTCCCCCGGTGAAGTACCAGATGCTTCCCGGAGCAAAGGGAAGCACCATCTCAGGTTGGGTTAGGTCTGCTGGAATGAGCGGCTCAAAAGCCAGTTCCTGAGGCGATCCAAATAAACGCGTGTATGTGGCATACAGCCCTTGTGAACTTACGGCTTTCACCCACTCATCCTTGCCGTAAAGCAAACTGAAAAGGTACTGAACGCCCGCAGTGCCGGCATTGATGGATTCGGGTACAAGTACATAGGTTTGATCTGCCAGCACCCATCCTTTGACCCCGCCGGCTTTCCACAGATAGTATCCATAATTAAGCATGTTCGCCGCCCAGCCAATCTGGTGGTATAAGCCGGTAATTTGCGAATTGGAATAACCCAACGGATATTTGCGCGTCTCTGCGGGTGGGGAAGGATTGGTCAGCCAGCCGCTTTGGTATTCCAGCACGGCAAGCAACAATCGTGGGTTAACGGAGAAGTCGCGGGCAATTTTTTCAATCAATTCGGTGCCCGAATAGGCTTCTCCATTGCGATTTTCATGGTAATTTTTCAAGAAACCAGGCTGGTTTTCAACAAAAGTGCCCATTTTAAAGGTAGTTGTGGAGGGCCCGAAAACCAGTTCGGAGTCAGGAAGAATGATAAAGTCCGGTCCTTGAGGAAAGTCCTCAATCATTGGAATAATCAGTTCCTGGCCCACATCTATTCGGTCAGGGTTGGATAACTTGTTCGCGGCAATCAGCAAGGCCAGATCCACGTTGAACTGGCGGGCAATATTTCCCAGGGTATCTCCCTGTTGTACTATATAGGTTTTGGGTTGCGGGGTAGGTTCAAAGGGTGGAATGTCTTCTTCGGCTTGCATCGCAGGTGTGGAGATTGGTATCTCTACAGGTGTTTCCACAAGTTGCGGTGTGCCCGGAGGAACGAATAAAGTGGGTTGCGGGGTTGAAACAGCGCGAATGTCAAAAATCGAGGTGCTCCCCCAGGGACGCACACAAGCACTGAGCAACCCTGCGGCGATCAGAAACGTCCCAAGACGCTGGATTAATTTCTTCAGGTTAGGGCATAGAAGTTGTGTCCACATGTGGCTCACACACCAGACGGTAGTATTCTAATTCGCGTTCCCGGTTTTCCAGGGCATAAGCACGTGCTTCTTCGCCAATTCGGATGACAGTATCCAGATAGAGAATTGCATCTTTGTCCCAGTAGCGGGGCAGAACCATGAGGGGATCCTGCACATAATTTTCCGGAAGCAGTGCCGGGCGTTTGGGATCAATTTCATCCCCCAGCGGAATCCAGTTGTACATCAAGGGTCCCCGTGGGTTTACGGTGAATCCTAACTGATAACCTACTTCCCGCGCAACTTGTACGGCTCTGGCGCTGAAATTGCCGCCGGGCCAGATGTAGGCAATCGGTGCTTTTCCAAAGGTTTCCAGGATGGCTTCTCGAGAACCTTGCAGTTCACGGTAAATGAAGGTTTCCACATCCACTTTGCCGTACAGAGATGTTTCAATCGTTGTGCCCGGCTTAAATTCGACAATATTAATGTTATGTACCACCCCATGTGCTTGGTGATCTACCCAACCTTCACGTTGGAGGGCGATATTTTCATCCCGCACGCGACGGCTGGCTTCAGGCTCGCTGATCCATGCGTTGGTCACTGTCCAGCCATGAGGGTGGAGGTAAGGGTAGAAGTGATCCCGGTAATAAGAAGCGGAGTGCAAGTCGTCCACAATCAGCACCACCGAGCGCGGGGGAATATAATCGTTGCTTTGCAAGAAGCCTGCCAGTTGTTCCATGCTGATGGCTTCAAAGCCTTTTTGTTCTAAGGCTTGAAACAGTTCCTTAACCTGATGGGCACTGATTTGATAAGGATGATTGACCTCTCCATCGGTGATAGAGTGGAACATGATCGGCATCACCACCGTCCCCGGAGCCGATTTTCCCATTTTCCAGCGGTTCTTCAAAACCTGACAGGTATCCTGAATGTACGGATGGGGATGATCCATCGGATTCAAAAGCGAGGTTTGAAATACTCTCGGAAGTTCGGGTGGGACAGGGGGCTGTGTTGGCGTTGGAGTAAAGGATGGCACTGTGGTGGGAGTTGATGTAGGTTCAGGAATGGCATAAGTTGCTGTAAGAATGGCTTCGTGGAAGAGACTGGTTTCCTGCACGTTGAGTGTGGGTGTAGGTGTAGGCAGAGGTTGGACTGTGCATCCCACAATCCCCAAAAGAAAGAGACATCCCCACAAACACCCCTGTAAAACGTTTACCCCTAATGGTTTCATCATGGTTATTGTACCAGAGGAAAACTCAGGGCTTTCCTCAATGGAAAGCCCTGCAAAGAAGCGATTAGGCGGTTTCACCCCGGATGAAGGCTTCCGTCATCTCCCGGGCAATTTCATCCTTGAATTGTTTGGGGGGTGTTTTCATGAAATAAGAAGCGGGGGCATACAAAGGTCCACCGATTCCACGATCCATTGCCAGTTTGACACAGCGTACAGCGTCAATCACCACGCCGGCTGAGTTGGGAGAATCCCATACTTCCAGTTTGGCTTCCAGATTCAAGGGAACATCCCCAAAGGTGGTCCCTTCCATGCGGATGTAGCACCATTTGCGGTCAGTTAACCATGGGATATAATCGCTGGGACCAACGTGGATGTTGTTTTCTCCAATGTCATACGGGAGCATGCTGGTCACCGCGCCAGTCTTGGAGATTTTCTTGGACTCAAGGCGCTCGCGTTCCAGCATGTTCAGGAAGTCGGTATTGCCTCCAAAGTTGATCTGATAGGTGCGGTCCAGGCGCACACCGCGATCGACAAACAAACTGGTCAAAACGCGGTGCAGGATAGTGGCGCCCACCTGAGACTTGATGTCATCTCCGATGATGGGTAAATTTTTCTGGCGGAAGCGCTCCGACCAGTACTCTGAACTGGCGATGAAGACAGGAATGGCGTTGACAAACCCGCAACCGGCTTCCAGCACCTGCTCCACGTACCACTTGGTTGCCATCTCGGAGCCCACTGGTAGATAGTTAATCACTACATCCGTGCCGGTATCTTTGAGAATTTTGATGATATCGGCGGTTGGACCGGGCGCTTTCTTGACAATCTGTGAGAGGTACTTCCCCAAGCCATCATGAGTCATTCCGCGAGAGACCGGAACGTTCAGATGCGGCACTTTGGTAAACTGATAGGTGTTGTTTGGGTAAGCAAAGATGGCTTCGGAAAGGTCTTTTCCTACTTTGGTATCTACCACATCAAATGCTGCAGAAAATTCAATATCGCTGATGTGATATCCGCCCAGATTGACGTGCATCAATCCAGGAATGCGGTCGGTATCGGCGGCGTTACGGTAGTAATACACTCCCTGTACCAGAGACGAAGCGCAGTTTCCTACCCCAATGATGGCAACGCGTACTTTTTTGTTTCCCATAGATTTCGATTCTCCTGAGTGCTTGGGTTGAAGATGAGTTTTGGTTATTATACTCCCTGCTTCCCTTCAAGGTGAATTGGAAGCAGGGAGTTGCTCGGGATTGTATGAGGTTTAGAGCCAGTTCAGTAGGATAGTATTCAGAATACCTCCATGGTGGAAATAGGAGACTTCGTTAGGGGTATCCAATCGAATGGTGACCTGAAACTCGAACGTACTGCCATCCTCTCGGGTTACCTGTACAGTGAGTTCTCCACCCGGGGATTGAATTTGAGATACTCCCTTCAAGGTGTAGATTTCCCGCCCTGTGAGCCCAAGGGATTGAGCGTTTTCTCCGGGCTTGAATACCAGTGGAAGCACGCCCATTCCTGCCAGGTTGGAACGATGAATGCGCTCAAAGGATTCGGCAAGGATGGCGCGCACTCCTAATTGTTGCACACCTTTCGCCGCCCAGTCGCGGCTGGAGCCGGTGCCGTATTCTTTCCCTGCAATGACAATCAAGGGGACGCCTTCCTCACGGTATTTCATCGCGGCGTCATAGATCGGAAGAACTTCCCCATCAGGGAAGTGAATTGTGTATCCACCTTCTTTGCCACCCAGCAACAGGTTTTTTAAGCGGATGTTAGCAAATGTACCGCGAGTCATCACACGGTCATTTCCCCGGCGCGAACCATACGAGTTAAACTCGCTGACCGGCACGCCATGCTCCAGAAGGTATTTCCCTGCCGGGCTGGTTGGGGAGATATTTCCTGCCGGGGAAATGTGATCTGTGGTGATGGAATCGCCAAAGAGCGCTAACACCCGAGCATTTTGGATGTCAGACAGGAATTGAGGTTCTTTGGAAAGGTTTTCAAAGAAGGGTGGTTCCTGTAAATAAGTGGATGCCGGATTCCACTCGTAAAGCAGAGAACTTGGGCTTTGGATTTGTGACCATTGGGGGTTGGCTGAGTATAGATCCGCGTACTCACTAGCGAACAATTCCGGCTGGACGAGGTCTTGGATCAGTTGTTCGATTTCTTCAGCAGAGGGCCAGAGATCCTTCAGGTAAACAGGATTCCCCTGCCGATCAACGCCCAAGGGCTCTTGAGTAAGATCAATATCTACAGTGCCCGCCAGCGCATAGGCAACTACTAGAGGAGGGGAAGCAAGATAATTTGCCTGCACGTAGGGGTGGACACGTCCCTCAAAGTTACGGTTTCCAGAAAGCACTGCTGCGGCTACCAGTCCACCACTTTCGATGGCTTCAATCACAGGTTGTGGTAACGGACCTGAATTACCAATACAGGTAGTGCAACCATATCCGACCACATCAAAACCCAGTGCCGATAGGGCTTTATCCAGCCCTGATTTTTCCAGATATGCGGTCACTACTTTGGAGCCCGGAGCAAGACTGGTTTTAACGTAGGGTTTGACGCGCAATCCCTTGAGAACAGCATTTCTTGCCAGCAATCCCGCCGCAAGCATGACATAGGGATTTGAGGTATTGGTGCAGGAGGTAATGGCAGCAATCACAACGGCGCCATGTTTCAGGGTTTCCCGGTATCCATTGGAGCGGTATTCGGCTTCCTTTCCCAAATCTTCTGAAGAAAGTCCAAAGCCGCGTTCGGTTTTGGGCTTTGAGAGAGAAGAGCGAAAGTTCTTTTTTACCTGAGGGAGAGGCACACGGTCTTGTGGACGTTTGGGCCCTGCCAGACTGGGTTCAATGCTTTCTAGGTCCAGGTGAAGAACGGCTGTGTACTCGGGTTCGGGAGTTTCAGGCATAACAAAAAGACCCTGTGCGCGATAGTAAGCTTCTACAAGTTCGGTGGGTCTGCCGGTCAATGCAAGGTAAGCCAGCGTTTGCTGATCGACAGGGAAGTAGAGCACGGTTGCACCACTTTCAGGTGCCATGTTAGAAATCATCGCTCGGTCGGCTAGGGATAGATTGACCAGACCGGGCCCAAAAAATTCTACAAATTTATCGACAACACCGTGCTTGCGTAGCAGTTGGGTAATAGTCAGAGTCAGGTCTGTGGGGGTGACGCCTTCCCGAAGTTTCCCGGTCAGACGCAGGCCAATGACATCGGGAGTGACAAATTCCAGCGGTTCGCCTAACATGGCGGCAACGGCTTCAATCCCTCCAACGCCAAATCCAACCACGCCTAACCCGTTAATCATGGTGGTGTGAGAGTCTGTCCCCACCAGCGTTTCGGGGAAGACGACTGTGGTGCCATCTTGTGAAGAGGTAAGCACTCCCCGCGCCAGATATTCGAGATTTACCTGATGGACAATTCCTGAGGAAGGGGGCACAACTCGGAAGTTCTTGAAGGCTTTCTGTGCCCAGTGGAGGAACTCATAGCGCTCACGATTGCGTTCAAATTCTAACTGGACGTTGAGTTTCAGAGCATCTGGAATTCCAAAGTAATCTACCTGTACTGAGTGGTCAATAACCAAATCCACCGGCACAACGGGATTGATTTTTTCCGGATTTCCTCCCAATCGCACCAGAGCGGCGCGCATGGCGGCAAGATCGTTCATCACCGGAACGCCGGTAAAATCTTGCAGCACTACCCGGCCGGGAAAGAACTGTAAAATGGGACGATGGGTTGCCTGTGGTGCCCAGTTTGCCAGTGCCGAAATGCTTTGCTGGCTTACTCTAGGATGGGCGCTGTTCCGAAGGTAACCTTCCAGCAAAATTCGAATAGAGAAAGGCAATCGTTGAAGACTTTCCCTGGATATCCCTTCCCACTGGTCGAGAGGGTAATAGAAATACGTCCCCTGAGACGTTTTCAGAATGGCGGGAATAGCCGAGGATCTAGACGCAGACATGCTCCCCTCCTTTGGGATTAATGGGATGAGGGTCATTATAATTCAGCCATTTTCCTGGAATTGGCGAAAATTTAACCCATTTGGGTGATTTTTCAGGGGATTTTATGATTTTACCTTGACACATTTTGTGTCCGCATTTATAAATGCGCCCAATATGATACGAGTTATGCTTGCTTACCAGATTTCCCCTAAGCGAATCCCGCGATTCCCCTCCTTCCGAGAAGGCGCGGGCTCTTCGCGTTTATGAAGAGCAAGCACAAAAGAGAGAAAAAAGACCTTCCGGAAGGAAGGTCTTTTTTGATTAAAACCAATAGTTTTTGGAGGAGAAAATGAAACGCTTGTCTATTTGGATGTTCCTGGTGCTGGTGTTTGGGTTGGTGCTCTCGGCTTGCGCTCCATCGAGCGGTTCTTCAGCTGGGGAAACATCGCAAGAGTCTCAAGGAAACGCGCAAACGGGCTGTCTAGGTTCTGCAGATACTGCGCTGGTAGATTTACAGTGCCGAAAAATCACTGTGGCGGTTGAAAATGCCTATATGCCTTTCAACTATATCCTGGTGGCTACAGGAGAGCCCGGAGGGTGGGATTACGATGCCTTGCGGGAAATTTGCACCCGCTTGCATTGTGAGCCTGTCTTTGTGGAAGCCGCTTGGGATGGCATGATTCAGGCGGTTGCCGATAAACAATACGACATGGCGGCAGATGGCATCACCATCACCGAGGATCGTAAACAAATTGTAGATTTCTCCATTGGCTATATCAGCATCAATCAGCGTTTGCTGGTACGCAAAGGAGAAACTCGCTTTGCCTCTATTGAAGAGTTTGCCGCAAATGAGGCGCTGGTGCTGGGCACTCAAATTAACACCACGAATTACGAAACTGCCAAAAAATATCTTCCCGAATCACGCATCAAAGGGTTTGAGCAATTCGCTTTTGCAGTACAGGCTTTGATTTCCGGTGATGTGGACGCGGTGATCATTGATGAAACTGCCGGGCAGGGGTATCGGGGGGAAAACGCCGAGAAACTCGAACTGATTGGACCTTCCATTTCCAGCGATGAATTGGGTTTCATCTTTCCTAAAGGAAGCGATCTGGTTGAACCGTTCAATAAAGCCATCGAAGCCATGAAAGCCGATGGTACGCTGGATCGCTTAAATCAGAAATATTTTGGCCCCGATTTCAAACTCACCGAGTCAGATGTGAAATAAGAATTCGTAAGGGGAAGGTAGAGGCTTTTCTCTACCTTCCCCTCGACTCTGCGTTCAGGAGGTAGATATGGCTTCAGGAGAATCA of Anaerolinea thermophila UNI-1 contains these proteins:
- a CDS encoding polysaccharide deacetylase family protein encodes the protein MKPPNRFFAGLSIEESPEFSSGTITMMKPLGVNVLQGCLWGCLFLLGIVGCTVQPLPTPTPTLNVQETSLFHEAILTATYAIPEPTSTPTTVPSFTPTPTQPPVPPELPRVFQTSLLNPMDHPHPYIQDTCQVLKNRWKMGKSAPGTVVMPIMFHSITDGEVNHPYQISAHQVKELFQALEQKGFEAISMEQLAGFLQSNDYIPPRSVVLIVDDLHSASYYRDHFYPYLHPHGWTVTNAWISEPEASRRVRDENIALQREGWVDHQAHGVVHNINIVEFKPGTTIETSLYGKVDVETFIYRELQGSREAILETFGKAPIAYIWPGGNFSARAVQVAREVGYQLGFTVNPRGPLMYNWIPLGDEIDPKRPALLPENYVQDPLMVLPRYWDKDAILYLDTVIRIGEEARAYALENRERELEYYRLVCEPHVDTTSMP
- a CDS encoding inositol-3-phosphate synthase, with product MGNKKVRVAIIGVGNCASSLVQGVYYYRNAADTDRIPGLMHVNLGGYHISDIEFSAAFDVVDTKVGKDLSEAIFAYPNNTYQFTKVPHLNVPVSRGMTHDGLGKYLSQIVKKAPGPTADIIKILKDTGTDVVINYLPVGSEMATKWYVEQVLEAGCGFVNAIPVFIASSEYWSERFRQKNLPIIGDDIKSQVGATILHRVLTSLFVDRGVRLDRTYQINFGGNTDFLNMLERERLESKKISKTGAVTSMLPYDIGENNIHVGPSDYIPWLTDRKWCYIRMEGTTFGDVPLNLEAKLEVWDSPNSAGVVIDAVRCVKLAMDRGIGGPLYAPASYFMKTPPKQFKDEIAREMTEAFIRGETA
- the acnA gene encoding aconitate hydratase AcnA; protein product: MSASRSSAIPAILKTSQGTYFYYPLDQWEGISRESLQRLPFSIRILLEGYLRNSAHPRVSQQSISALANWAPQATHRPILQFFPGRVVLQDFTGVPVMNDLAAMRAALVRLGGNPEKINPVVPVDLVIDHSVQVDYFGIPDALKLNVQLEFERNRERYEFLHWAQKAFKNFRVVPPSSGIVHQVNLEYLARGVLTSSQDGTTVVFPETLVGTDSHTTMINGLGVVGFGVGGIEAVAAMLGEPLEFVTPDVIGLRLTGKLREGVTPTDLTLTITQLLRKHGVVDKFVEFFGPGLVNLSLADRAMISNMAPESGATVLYFPVDQQTLAYLALTGRPTELVEAYYRAQGLFVMPETPEPEYTAVLHLDLESIEPSLAGPKRPQDRVPLPQVKKNFRSSLSKPKTERGFGLSSEDLGKEAEYRSNGYRETLKHGAVVIAAITSCTNTSNPYVMLAAGLLARNAVLKGLRVKPYVKTSLAPGSKVVTAYLEKSGLDKALSALGFDVVGYGCTTCIGNSGPLPQPVIEAIESGGLVAAAVLSGNRNFEGRVHPYVQANYLASPPLVVAYALAGTVDIDLTQEPLGVDRQGNPVYLKDLWPSAEEIEQLIQDLVQPELFASEYADLYSANPQWSQIQSPSSLLYEWNPASTYLQEPPFFENLSKEPQFLSDIQNARVLALFGDSITTDHISPAGNISPTSPAGKYLLEHGVPVSEFNSYGSRRGNDRVMTRGTFANIRLKNLLLGGKEGGYTIHFPDGEVLPIYDAAMKYREEGVPLIVIAGKEYGTGSSRDWAAKGVQQLGVRAILAESFERIHRSNLAGMGVLPLVFKPGENAQSLGLTGREIYTLKGVSQIQSPGGELTVQVTREDGSTFEFQVTIRLDTPNEVSYFHHGGILNTILLNWL
- a CDS encoding transporter substrate-binding domain-containing protein produces the protein MKRLSIWMFLVLVFGLVLSACAPSSGSSAGETSQESQGNAQTGCLGSADTALVDLQCRKITVAVENAYMPFNYILVATGEPGGWDYDALREICTRLHCEPVFVEAAWDGMIQAVADKQYDMAADGITITEDRKQIVDFSIGYISINQRLLVRKGETRFASIEEFAANEALVLGTQINTTNYETAKKYLPESRIKGFEQFAFAVQALISGDVDAVIIDETAGQGYRGENAEKLELIGPSISSDELGFIFPKGSDLVEPFNKAIEAMKADGTLDRLNQKYFGPDFKLTESDVK